One part of the Tenacibaculum sp. 190130A14a genome encodes these proteins:
- a CDS encoding phospho-sugar mutase: MKEILNKAKQWLSDSFDSETQDKIQQLIDTNQEELTESFYKNLEFGTGGMRGVVGVGTNRINKYTLGKATQGLSNYLQKEFPKKELKAAIGYDCRHDSKWLADVVASVLSANNIKVYLFEDMRPTPELSFAVNHLGCDIGIVLTASHNPPEYNGYKVYWNDGGQIVPPQDQEIINEVNSLDFSEINFNTQSNLIEEIGSEIDEAFWKASLENGTFDIQGRDKLKVVFTSLHGTSIKLIPEVLKRAGYTQVHIVKEQALPDGDFPTVKSPNPEEPEALQMAVDLANEIDADIVLGTDPDSDRIGIAVRDTDGNMKLLNGNQTMSMMTDFLINDWKKQGKLNGKQFVGSTIVSSNLVNDIANSYGVETKVGLTGFKWIAKNIKDFPELDFIGGGEESFGYMVGDFVRDKDAVTSALLACEIAADAKANNSSFYKELLALYTRHSFYKEHLISLVKKGMDGAEQIKQMMIDLRQNPVTEIDGSRVEFLYDYQSSIKKNLITNEESVIDIPKSNVLIYHTEDGTKIAARPSGTEPKIKFYFSVNTQLDSVENTKETEEDLDAKIQRIIKDLNL, encoded by the coding sequence ATGAAAGAGATTTTAAACAAAGCAAAACAATGGCTTTCTGATTCTTTTGACTCAGAGACTCAAGATAAGATTCAACAATTAATTGATACTAACCAAGAAGAATTAACAGAGAGTTTTTATAAAAACCTTGAATTTGGTACAGGTGGAATGCGCGGTGTGGTTGGTGTTGGTACTAATCGTATTAATAAATATACACTAGGTAAAGCAACACAAGGGTTAAGTAACTATTTACAGAAAGAATTTCCTAAAAAAGAATTAAAAGCTGCTATTGGATATGACTGTAGACATGACAGTAAATGGTTGGCTGATGTGGTTGCTAGTGTACTCTCTGCAAATAATATAAAAGTGTATTTGTTTGAAGATATGCGTCCAACACCTGAGTTATCTTTTGCAGTAAACCATTTAGGTTGTGATATAGGTATCGTATTGACAGCTTCGCACAACCCTCCTGAATATAATGGTTACAAAGTATATTGGAATGATGGTGGGCAAATTGTACCTCCACAAGACCAAGAAATTATCAATGAAGTTAACAGTTTAGACTTTTCTGAAATTAATTTCAATACCCAATCAAATTTAATTGAAGAAATTGGAAGCGAAATTGATGAAGCCTTTTGGAAAGCTTCTTTAGAAAATGGAACTTTTGATATACAGGGAAGAGATAAGTTAAAAGTTGTTTTTACATCACTTCATGGAACCTCTATTAAACTTATTCCTGAAGTATTAAAACGTGCGGGCTATACTCAAGTACATATTGTTAAAGAACAAGCGCTTCCTGACGGTGATTTTCCAACGGTAAAATCGCCTAACCCGGAAGAACCAGAAGCTTTACAAATGGCTGTTGATTTGGCTAATGAGATAGATGCTGACATCGTGTTAGGAACGGACCCCGATTCTGATAGAATTGGTATTGCTGTTCGTGATACTGATGGTAACATGAAGTTGTTAAACGGAAATCAAACCATGAGTATGATGACCGATTTCTTAATAAATGACTGGAAAAAACAAGGAAAATTAAACGGTAAGCAATTTGTTGGCTCAACGATTGTTTCTTCTAATTTAGTAAATGATATTGCCAATTCTTATGGTGTTGAAACGAAAGTAGGACTAACAGGATTCAAATGGATTGCGAAAAACATTAAAGATTTCCCTGAGTTAGATTTTATTGGAGGTGGTGAAGAGAGTTTTGGTTATATGGTTGGAGACTTTGTTCGTGATAAAGACGCCGTAACCTCTGCCCTATTAGCCTGTGAAATTGCTGCCGATGCGAAAGCAAATAATAGTTCTTTCTATAAAGAATTATTAGCACTCTATACAAGACATTCTTTTTATAAAGAACATTTGATTTCTTTGGTAAAAAAAGGAATGGATGGTGCAGAACAGATCAAACAAATGATGATAGATCTACGTCAGAATCCAGTAACAGAAATTGATGGTTCTAGAGTAGAATTCTTATACGATTACCAATCTTCAATAAAGAAAAATTTAATTACTAATGAAGAGAGTGTAATTGATATTCCTAAATCTAATGTGTTGATTTATCATACAGAAGATGGTACAAAAATAGCTGCTCGTCCAAGTGGAACAGAGCCTAAAATTAAGTTTTATTTTAGCGTTAATACTCAATTAGATTCGGTTGAAAATACCAAAGAAACTGAGGAGGATTTAGATGCTAAAATTCAACGAATTATTAAAGATTTAAATTTATAA
- a CDS encoding Stealth CR1 domain-containing protein, translating to MNFPIDAVITWVDGKDPKHQEKMLPYLEDKKVVTNKNFRTRFDQVEEIKFTVNSILKYAPFIRNIFIVTDNQIPDFVRNKKEGTYENVFIVDHKDIFKEDANYLPVFNCRPIETKLYDIPELAEHFVYFNDDMFLLKELKPTDFFIEGKPVIRGKWLKFNEDIFYKRLFNTEKKKKRAGHKKAQEMSAKLVGFKKYYKFHHTPFSLRKATFMNFFKEHKDIEIRNIEHKFRSPEQYTPQGLANHIEIKNNTGVLKDDYQLVYIQNYKKSFAWLKYKLNNITKKEGKLFLNMQSLDQCPKDKLDYVLNWLEERYTL from the coding sequence ATGAATTTTCCTATAGACGCAGTAATTACTTGGGTTGATGGTAAAGATCCGAAGCATCAAGAAAAAATGTTACCTTATTTAGAGGATAAGAAGGTAGTTACAAATAAAAATTTTAGAACTCGTTTTGATCAGGTAGAAGAGATTAAGTTTACCGTAAATTCAATTTTAAAATATGCTCCCTTTATTAGGAACATTTTTATAGTAACAGATAATCAAATCCCTGATTTTGTTAGAAATAAAAAAGAAGGAACCTATGAAAATGTTTTTATAGTTGATCATAAAGATATTTTTAAGGAGGATGCCAATTACTTACCAGTTTTTAACTGTAGGCCCATAGAAACGAAATTGTATGATATACCCGAATTAGCAGAACATTTTGTTTATTTTAACGATGATATGTTTTTGTTGAAGGAACTAAAACCTACAGATTTTTTTATAGAAGGAAAACCAGTAATTCGTGGAAAATGGTTGAAGTTTAACGAAGATATTTTTTATAAGCGTTTATTTAATACTGAAAAGAAAAAGAAAAGAGCTGGACATAAAAAAGCGCAAGAAATGAGTGCTAAACTTGTAGGGTTTAAAAAGTATTATAAATTTCATCATACTCCTTTTTCTTTAAGAAAAGCTACATTTATGAACTTTTTCAAAGAGCATAAAGATATTGAAATAAGAAATATTGAGCATAAATTTAGGAGTCCGGAGCAATATACACCACAAGGATTAGCTAATCATATAGAGATAAAGAATAATACAGGTGTTTTAAAAGATGATTATCAGCTAGTTTATATTCAGAACTATAAAAAATCGTTTGCTTGGTTGAAGTATAAGCTGAATAATATTACTAAGAAAGAAGGAAAGTTGTTTTTGAATATGCAGAGTTTAGATCAATGTCCGAAAGACAAACTAGACTATGTACTTAATTGGTTAGAAGAAAGATATACTTTATAA
- the aroQ gene encoding type II 3-dehydroquinate dehydratase, whose amino-acid sequence MKRLIIINGPNLNLLGKREPEIYGADSFEDFLNRLKKKYRSIEISYFQSNIEGELISKLHEFGFSYDGIILNAAAYTHTSVGIGDAVKGIETPVVEVHISNIHAREEFRHASYIAPNAKGVIFGFGLQGYELAIESFL is encoded by the coding sequence ATGAAAAGATTAATAATAATTAATGGGCCTAATTTAAATTTATTAGGAAAAAGAGAGCCTGAAATTTATGGGGCAGATTCATTTGAAGATTTTTTAAATCGTCTTAAAAAAAAATATAGAAGTATTGAGATATCTTATTTTCAATCAAATATAGAAGGAGAGTTGATAAGTAAGCTACATGAATTTGGGTTTAGTTATGATGGAATTATATTAAATGCAGCGGCATATACACATACTTCTGTTGGTATAGGAGATGCAGTAAAAGGTATTGAAACTCCTGTTGTAGAAGTGCATATTTCAAATATTCATGCTAGAGAAGAGTTTAGGCATGCTAGCTACATTGCTCCAAATGCAAAGGGGGTTATTTTTGGGTTTGGTTTACAAGGTTATGAGTTGGCAATAGAAAGTTTCTTGTAA
- a CDS encoding DUF4105 domain-containing protein — MSKIYISLFISLFTIQLVVGQSNFTLSNLSQISIITSGPGDQLYEKFGHTAIRVKDPILSLDLIYNYGMFDFNDANFYVNFTKGYMKYKLARYPFYIALKDNQKHQRWVKEQILNLNTEERNALFSFLENNALPENAGYFYDPFFDNCATKPRDILKEILGKKFLFSESFVESPNSLRQLMNIEIHPNTWASLGINIALGSKLDKTATPSEYLYLPDYVYTSIAQSAIKTSEGEKPLVLKENILLDFDEITPQSDSISPLLILSLLFIITVLITRKDLQNNKRTTWFDATLFFLTGLTGCLIVFLWFFTNHSTAPNNFNFLWAFAPNLFLFFIIKKGTPPKWTQKYMVVLLCLLAIIPVVWILGVQLFTYPMIPLFLLLGIRYWFLYKKLSIANS; from the coding sequence ATGTCTAAAATATATATCAGCTTATTTATAAGTCTATTCACCATTCAATTGGTTGTAGGGCAATCTAATTTTACTTTATCCAATTTATCTCAAATAAGTATCATTACCTCTGGCCCTGGGGATCAGCTATATGAAAAATTTGGTCATACGGCTATCCGAGTAAAGGATCCGATATTAAGCTTAGATCTCATTTATAATTACGGAATGTTTGATTTTAATGATGCAAATTTTTACGTGAATTTTACCAAAGGATATATGAAATACAAATTAGCTCGATATCCTTTTTATATTGCATTAAAAGACAATCAAAAACATCAACGATGGGTAAAAGAACAAATTCTTAATTTGAATACTGAAGAACGAAATGCGCTATTTAGTTTTTTAGAAAATAATGCTCTTCCTGAGAATGCAGGGTACTTTTATGATCCATTTTTTGATAATTGTGCTACAAAACCAAGAGATATTTTAAAGGAAATATTAGGTAAGAAATTTCTTTTTTCTGAGAGTTTCGTTGAAAGCCCTAATTCTTTAAGACAATTAATGAATATTGAAATTCATCCAAATACTTGGGCTAGTCTAGGTATTAATATAGCTTTAGGAAGTAAATTAGATAAGACTGCAACACCAAGTGAATATCTTTATTTACCTGATTATGTTTATACTTCTATTGCGCAATCGGCTATTAAAACTTCAGAAGGAGAAAAACCACTTGTTCTAAAAGAAAACATCTTATTAGACTTTGATGAAATAACACCTCAAAGTGATAGTATTTCACCATTACTAATATTAAGTCTGTTATTCATTATAACCGTTCTTATTACAAGGAAAGATTTACAAAACAATAAAAGAACTACATGGTTTGATGCTACCCTTTTCTTTTTGACTGGGTTAACTGGCTGCTTAATCGTATTTCTTTGGTTTTTTACAAATCACTCAACAGCACCAAACAATTTTAACTTTTTATGGGCTTTTGCTCCTAACTTATTTCTTTTCTTTATTATTAAAAAAGGAACACCTCCTAAATGGACACAAAAATACATGGTAGTTTTACTTTGCCTTTTAGCTATAATACCTGTAGTATGGATTTTAGGAGTTCAATTGTTTACCTATCCAATGATACCCTTGTTTTTATTACTTGGAATCCGTTACTGGTTTCTTTACAAGAAACTTTCTATTGCCAACTCATAA
- a CDS encoding glycosyltransferase family 2 protein: MDISVVIPLLNEEESLQELYDWIAKVMQSNQFLYEVIFIDDGSTDTSWNIIEKLTKEHSQVKGIRFQRNYGKSQALDAGFNLALGTVVMTMDADLQDSPDEIPELYRLITEEDYDLISGWKKKRYDNVVTKNIPSKLFNWAARKTSGLSLHDFNCGLKAYKNEVVKTVKVSGEMHRYIPVLAKNEGFHNIGEKVVQHQARKYGVTKFGMDRFVNGFLDLITISFLSKFGKRPMHFFGLWGTLMFIFGFFSAAYIGIMKLYMLSKGLKAILVTSNPWFYIALTSMVLGTLLFLAGFLGELIIKSNPQQKHYKIREELNF, encoded by the coding sequence ATGGATATATCGGTAGTAATACCACTTCTTAACGAAGAAGAATCTTTACAAGAATTATATGATTGGATTGCAAAAGTTATGCAATCCAATCAGTTTTTATATGAAGTTATATTTATTGATGATGGAAGTACTGATACTTCTTGGAATATCATTGAAAAATTAACGAAGGAGCATTCTCAAGTTAAAGGAATTCGCTTCCAACGTAATTATGGTAAATCTCAAGCCTTAGACGCTGGTTTTAATCTTGCATTAGGAACTGTCGTAATGACCATGGATGCAGACTTACAAGATAGTCCAGATGAAATCCCTGAACTTTACAGATTGATTACAGAAGAAGATTATGATTTAATCTCTGGATGGAAGAAAAAGCGTTATGATAATGTAGTTACCAAGAATATTCCTTCTAAACTTTTCAATTGGGCTGCTCGTAAAACATCTGGATTAAGCCTTCATGATTTCAATTGTGGTTTAAAAGCTTATAAAAATGAAGTTGTAAAAACCGTAAAAGTAAGTGGCGAAATGCATCGTTACATTCCTGTTTTAGCCAAAAACGAAGGTTTTCATAATATTGGAGAAAAAGTAGTACAACATCAAGCCCGAAAATACGGTGTTACCAAATTTGGAATGGATCGTTTTGTAAACGGTTTTCTTGATTTAATTACGATTTCATTCTTATCTAAGTTTGGAAAAAGACCGATGCATTTCTTCGGATTATGGGGAACTTTAATGTTTATTTTTGGATTCTTTTCTGCAGCTTACATTGGTATTATGAAACTTTACATGCTTTCTAAAGGTCTTAAAGCAATTTTGGTCACTAGTAACCCTTGGTTCTATATTGCATTGACTTCAATGGTTTTAGGTACCCTTTTATTTTTAGCAGGTTTCTTAGGAGAACTAATCATCAAGAGTAATCCACAACAAAAACATTATAAAATTAGAGAAGAACTCAATTTCTAA
- a CDS encoding ABC transporter ATP-binding protein, producing the protein MEYFKKIIKYAKPYKKYGILNIFFNILYAIFSGLSFIVLMPLLKVIFQPKEEEIITVEPFLKNYDNTGKFLNDLFTYQVQQLLGEDPSKALLAVIILISVVFLLKNLFNYLALYNITFLRNGILKDIRNDLYKKTVDLPISYFSEKRKGDMMARIGTDVLEIQHSFLSMLELLVREPLTIIFTVFYMLFLSPKLTIFIFVFIPIAGLVISRIGKSLKRKSDNVQKEQGYFLSLLEETLSGLKVIKAFNAENEFQGKFSNSTGRFEKYLNSLLNRTNLASPTSEFLGIMVFGVLLWYGGSLVLVEKSITGNTFIVFLGLAYNILTPAKAISKANYNIKKGNAAAERVLEVLETENPLEDIENAIEKQDFNSEIQIDNISFKYADDYVLEDFSLTIPKGKMIALVGQSGSGKSTLANLLTRFYDVNKGSIKIDGVDIKNITKQSLRKLEGLVTQDSILFNDSVKNNITLGLENKTDQDIIAAAKVANAHEFIENLPNQYDTNIGDGGGKLSGGQKQRLSIARAVLKNPPIMILDEATSALDTESEKLVQEALENMMQNRTSIVIAHRLSTIQKADLIVVMQKGKIVEQGTHSELLAKSGTYKKLVEMQSL; encoded by the coding sequence ATGGAATATTTTAAGAAGATAATAAAATACGCCAAGCCCTATAAAAAATATGGAATACTTAATATATTCTTTAATATTTTGTATGCTATTTTTTCAGGGCTATCATTTATTGTCTTAATGCCACTTTTAAAAGTTATTTTTCAACCTAAAGAAGAAGAAATAATTACAGTTGAACCATTCCTTAAAAATTATGATAATACCGGTAAGTTTTTAAATGATCTTTTTACATATCAAGTACAACAATTGTTAGGAGAAGACCCTTCAAAAGCTTTATTAGCTGTAATTATCTTAATATCTGTTGTTTTCTTGTTAAAGAATCTGTTTAATTATTTAGCATTATACAATATTACCTTTCTTAGAAACGGGATTCTAAAAGATATTAGAAATGACTTGTATAAAAAAACAGTTGATTTACCTATTTCCTATTTTTCAGAAAAAAGGAAAGGCGATATGATGGCTCGCATAGGAACCGATGTTTTAGAAATACAGCATTCTTTCCTGTCTATGTTAGAATTATTAGTTAGAGAACCTCTTACTATAATTTTCACTGTATTTTATATGCTGTTTTTGAGCCCCAAATTAACCATTTTTATATTTGTATTTATTCCAATAGCTGGACTTGTCATATCTCGAATTGGAAAAAGTTTAAAAAGAAAATCTGACAATGTTCAAAAAGAACAGGGATATTTTTTGTCTTTACTCGAGGAAACTTTAAGTGGCTTAAAAGTTATCAAAGCTTTTAATGCAGAAAACGAATTTCAAGGTAAATTTTCGAATTCAACAGGAAGATTTGAAAAATATCTCAACTCTTTACTTAACAGAACCAATTTAGCTAGTCCAACAAGTGAATTTTTAGGTATTATGGTTTTTGGAGTTTTACTTTGGTATGGTGGAAGTCTTGTTTTAGTGGAGAAAAGCATTACTGGTAATACTTTTATAGTATTCTTAGGATTAGCATACAATATTTTAACTCCAGCAAAAGCTATATCAAAGGCAAATTATAATATTAAAAAAGGAAATGCTGCTGCCGAAAGAGTATTAGAAGTTTTAGAAACTGAAAACCCTTTAGAAGATATTGAAAATGCCATAGAAAAACAAGATTTCAACTCGGAGATACAGATTGATAATATTTCATTTAAATATGCCGATGATTACGTTTTAGAAGATTTTTCATTAACCATTCCTAAAGGAAAAATGATTGCTTTGGTTGGGCAATCAGGAAGTGGTAAATCAACACTAGCCAATTTATTAACTCGTTTTTATGACGTTAATAAAGGAAGCATAAAAATTGATGGGGTTGATATCAAAAACATTACAAAACAATCTTTAAGAAAATTAGAAGGTCTAGTTACCCAAGATTCTATTTTGTTTAATGATAGTGTGAAAAATAATATTACTCTAGGTTTAGAAAATAAAACCGATCAAGACATTATCGCCGCAGCAAAAGTTGCCAATGCGCATGAGTTTATTGAAAACTTACCGAACCAATATGATACAAATATTGGTGATGGAGGAGGTAAGTTATCAGGTGGACAAAAACAACGTTTGAGTATCGCTCGTGCTGTTTTAAAGAATCCACCTATTATGATTTTGGATGAAGCTACTTCAGCTTTAGATACAGAATCTGAGAAATTAGTTCAAGAAGCTTTAGAAAATATGATGCAAAATAGAACCTCTATTGTTATTGCCCATAGACTTTCTACTATACAAAAAGCGGATCTTATTGTAGTAATGCAAAAAGGAAAAATAGTAGAACAGGGAACGCATAGTGAACTACTAGCCAAAAGTGGAACTTATAAAAAACTGGTTGAAATGCAGTCTTTATAG
- a CDS encoding site-specific tyrosine recombinase: MNWEQAISDYLNYLKIERGLSQNSIDSYHRDIRKLLRFLETLERIVSPIQISSDIIKEFIYESSKDIGSRSQARLISGLRSFFDYLVFEDYRKDNPTDLIESPNIGRKLPNTLNREEIDTIIAAIDLSHPQGERNRAIIETLYSCGLRVSELINLQLSDLFFKDGYIRILGKGNKYRFVPIHSSTILLLEFYINEIRSKITPKKEDEDIVFLNRRGKRLSRQMIFIVLKEHAAKANIKKSIGPHTLRHSFATFLLSRGADLRIIQQLLGHESITTTEIYVHLDKTHLIKTVEQFHPRSTQEEKKKHEI; encoded by the coding sequence ATGAACTGGGAACAAGCAATATCAGATTATCTGAATTATTTGAAAATCGAAAGAGGGCTATCACAAAACTCAATTGACAGCTATCATAGAGACATTAGGAAGCTCCTTAGATTCTTAGAAACACTAGAAAGAATAGTATCTCCTATCCAAATATCTTCCGACATTATTAAAGAGTTTATTTATGAAAGTAGTAAAGACATTGGTTCGAGAAGTCAAGCACGTCTTATATCTGGATTACGTAGCTTTTTTGATTACTTGGTTTTTGAGGATTATCGAAAAGACAACCCCACTGATTTAATTGAGAGTCCCAATATAGGTAGAAAACTTCCCAATACATTAAATAGAGAAGAAATTGATACAATAATAGCAGCGATTGATTTAAGCCATCCGCAAGGAGAAAGAAATAGAGCTATCATAGAAACGTTGTATAGTTGTGGCTTACGTGTAAGCGAACTTATAAATCTTCAACTTTCTGATTTATTTTTTAAAGACGGGTATATACGAATCTTAGGAAAAGGTAATAAATACCGTTTTGTCCCTATACATTCAAGTACTATATTGCTTTTAGAATTTTATATTAATGAGATTCGCTCAAAAATAACTCCTAAAAAAGAAGATGAAGATATTGTTTTCTTAAATCGACGAGGAAAGCGATTGTCACGTCAAATGATTTTCATTGTTCTAAAGGAACATGCGGCAAAAGCAAATATTAAGAAAAGTATAGGTCCACATACCCTACGACACTCATTTGCTACATTTTTACTATCAAGAGGTGCCGATTTGCGTATTATTCAACAATTATTAGGACATGAAAGTATTACAACTACAGAAATATATGTCCATTTAGATAAAACTCACCTCATTAAAACGGTAGAACAATTTCACCCAAGAAGCACACAAGAAGAAAAGAAAAAACACGAAATTTAA
- a CDS encoding DUF4199 domain-containing protein, translating into MENQANSKSIILNYGLYLGLAGVLIHLTFYATGNLISLGWLSGILGIIAMIVFIVLGIKKFKNDNSGYLTFGQALKVGVGIAVISAVISTIYTLVFTNVIMPDFQEQMLEVQKQAWMDAGLNDEQIESSAEMTKKFQSPFISVPVSLVMAAFLGFVFSAISGAIMKKTEENDY; encoded by the coding sequence ATGGAAAATCAAGCAAACAGCAAAAGCATTATTTTAAACTACGGATTGTACCTAGGATTAGCAGGGGTTTTAATTCATTTAACTTTTTACGCAACTGGAAATTTAATCTCTTTAGGATGGTTATCTGGTATCTTAGGAATCATTGCAATGATTGTATTTATTGTTTTAGGAATTAAAAAATTTAAAAATGACAACAGTGGATACTTAACATTTGGTCAAGCTCTTAAAGTTGGAGTTGGAATAGCAGTAATCAGTGCAGTAATTTCAACAATCTATACCTTAGTATTTACCAATGTTATTATGCCTGATTTTCAAGAACAAATGTTAGAAGTTCAAAAACAAGCATGGATGGACGCAGGATTAAACGATGAGCAAATAGAAAGTTCTGCAGAGATGACTAAAAAGTTCCAAAGTCCTTTTATTTCAGTTCCAGTTTCTTTAGTTATGGCTGCATTTTTAGGATTTGTATTCTCTGCAATTAGTGGAGCTATTATGAAAAAAACAGAAGAAAACGACTATTAA
- a CDS encoding L-threonylcarbamoyladenylate synthase, with translation MLQEIVDKLKEGKTILYPTDTVWGLGCDATNEDAVKKIYTIKNRAESKSLIILVSSISMLKEFVEEIPEKAIRILKSATKPTTIIYQNPKGLAVNTIASDNTIAIRIPDSEFCVQMIESFGKPVVSTSANISGEPTPKSFSEMSNAILNSVDYVVNLQQDKVNEKSSTILKIDGDDIIVIRE, from the coding sequence ATGTTGCAGGAAATTGTAGATAAGTTAAAAGAGGGAAAAACGATTTTGTATCCTACAGATACCGTTTGGGGATTGGGATGTGATGCTACCAATGAGGACGCAGTTAAGAAGATTTATACGATTAAAAATAGGGCAGAATCTAAAAGTTTAATTATTTTGGTAAGCTCTATATCGATGTTAAAGGAATTTGTGGAAGAGATTCCAGAGAAAGCAATTCGAATCTTAAAGTCAGCAACAAAACCAACTACTATAATTTATCAAAACCCGAAGGGTTTGGCAGTTAATACGATTGCATCAGATAATACAATTGCTATTAGAATACCAGACAGCGAATTTTGTGTTCAAATGATCGAATCATTTGGAAAACCAGTTGTATCAACTTCAGCTAATATTAGTGGAGAACCAACTCCGAAATCTTTCTCAGAAATGAGTAACGCTATTTTAAATAGTGTAGATTATGTGGTAAATTTGCAGCAAGATAAAGTGAATGAAAAGTCATCTACCATTTTGAAAATTGATGGTGATGATATTATTGTGATTAGAGAATAA
- a CDS encoding CCA tRNA nucleotidyltransferase, with translation MQQYFKKAISNEIFEYITKASKELGLESYVIGGFVRDFILQRGNAKDIDVVTIGSGIKLAQKVAELLPNTPKVQVFKTYGTAMLRFKEIEIEFVGARKESYSEESRNPEVSEGTLEDDQNRRDFTINALALSLNEGDLGALLDPFGGISDLENKTIRTPLNPDITYSDDPLRMLRAIRFATQLNFEIESESLEAITRNAHRIDIITKERIVVELNKILSAPIPSIGFLLLEKTGLLKRILPELTDLKGVEDVDGQKHKDNFYHTLEVVDNISENTEDVWLRWAALLHDIGKAPTKKYHPKIGWTFHSHEFVGSKMTYKLFKRLRMPLNNKMKFVQKMVLLSSRPIVLASEVTDSAVRRLIFDAGDDVESLMTLCEADITTKNPKKFKRYHKNFEIVRRKIKEVEERDRVRNFQPPITGEEIMKTFNLTPCREIGQIKEAIKEAILDGKIPNEYEASYQFMIEKGKKLGLKIEA, from the coding sequence ATGCAGCAATACTTTAAAAAAGCTATTTCTAACGAAATATTTGAATATATAACAAAAGCATCTAAAGAATTAGGGCTTGAGTCTTATGTAATAGGAGGTTTTGTAAGGGACTTTATTTTACAAAGAGGAAATGCAAAAGATATAGATGTAGTAACCATTGGTAGTGGTATTAAATTGGCACAAAAAGTTGCTGAGTTATTGCCAAATACCCCGAAAGTTCAGGTTTTTAAGACTTATGGAACAGCAATGTTGCGTTTTAAAGAAATTGAAATTGAATTTGTAGGAGCTCGCAAAGAATCTTATTCTGAGGAGAGTAGGAATCCAGAGGTTTCAGAAGGAACTTTAGAGGATGATCAAAATCGAAGAGATTTTACCATCAATGCCTTGGCGTTAAGCTTAAATGAAGGGGATTTGGGCGCATTACTCGATCCTTTTGGAGGAATTTCCGATTTAGAAAATAAAACGATAAGAACTCCACTTAATCCAGATATAACGTATTCTGATGATCCATTAAGAATGTTACGAGCTATAAGGTTTGCCACTCAATTGAATTTTGAGATTGAAAGTGAATCTTTAGAAGCAATTACTAGAAATGCACATCGAATAGATATTATTACCAAAGAAAGAATTGTTGTTGAGTTAAATAAAATTTTATCGGCTCCAATTCCGTCTATAGGTTTTTTACTTTTAGAAAAGACTGGATTATTAAAACGAATTCTACCAGAACTTACCGATTTAAAAGGAGTGGAGGATGTTGATGGACAAAAGCATAAAGATAATTTTTACCATACTTTAGAGGTTGTAGATAATATTTCTGAAAATACAGAAGATGTTTGGTTACGTTGGGCTGCTTTATTACACGATATAGGAAAGGCTCCAACGAAAAAGTATCACCCCAAAATAGGGTGGACTTTTCATTCTCATGAGTTTGTAGGATCCAAAATGACCTATAAGCTGTTTAAAAGGTTGCGTATGCCATTGAATAACAAAATGAAGTTTGTTCAAAAGATGGTATTGTTAAGTTCAAGACCTATTGTGCTAGCTTCTGAAGTAACCGATTCTGCAGTAAGAAGGTTAATCTTTGATGCTGGAGATGATGTAGAAAGTTTAATGACTTTATGTGAAGCAGATATAACAACGAAGAATCCAAAGAAGTTTAAACGTTATCATAAAAACTTTGAGATTGTTCGAAGAAAAATCAAAGAGGTTGAGGAGCGAGATCGAGTACGTAATTTTCAACCTCCAATTACGGGTGAGGAAATAATGAAGACTTTTAACCTAACACCTTGTAGAGAGATAGGTCAAATAAAGGAAGCGATTAAAGAAGCAATTTTGGATGGTAAAATTCCTAATGAATATGAAGCTTCGTATCAATTTATGATCGAAAAAGGAAAGAAACTTGGATTAAAAATAGAAGCATAA